A single genomic interval of Metasolibacillus fluoroglycofenilyticus harbors:
- a CDS encoding amidohydrolase — protein sequence MNLWYGGTIYTMQQEGHTVEAVLEHDGIILEAGAFADLQGKAQHLIDLKGNVLYPGFVDSHLHIIGYGEKLKNLDASNISSKDELMMALQQRAALLKEEDWLVAIGYNEGASEQLTFPTIEELDALNCHVVIKRSCHHLIMVNHLVLAYVNIDETTANPTGGLIDKRNGHLTGILKDSALYLVVHRIPTTTQGYVDDALKKSIASLHSLGIVGGHSEDLSYYGHPSIPLQSYEYIIKNKNFKAHLLQHHDAWDDLQQIDFTPSTWLELGAMKIFIDGAFGGRTAALSSPYADDPMNSGLFIHSNEDLAQLVRKARAANATIAVHVIGDAAISAIVGLLEQYPPLAGQKDRIIHCSLINDELLERLAKLPIIVDVQPQFIQSDMNILQARLGTERLHYAHPIQSLLKRGIVCAGGSDAPIEHPNPLYGIYAAIARKKMGDAQVLNAAECISRYEAVALYTTAPAKVIDKAHSRGQVAAGFEADFTILNEDIFKVDVEQIPQLQVVKTVVHGQIVYG from the coding sequence ATGAATTTATGGTATGGTGGGACAATTTATACGATGCAGCAGGAAGGGCATACTGTAGAAGCCGTTTTAGAACATGATGGTATCATTTTAGAAGCTGGGGCATTTGCTGATTTGCAAGGAAAGGCACAGCATTTAATTGACCTAAAAGGAAATGTGTTATATCCGGGCTTTGTCGACAGTCATTTACATATTATTGGCTATGGAGAAAAGCTGAAAAATTTAGATGCTAGCAATATATCATCTAAAGATGAGCTGATGATGGCTTTGCAGCAACGAGCTGCACTATTGAAGGAAGAGGATTGGCTTGTTGCAATTGGCTATAATGAAGGCGCTAGTGAGCAATTAACATTTCCTACGATTGAGGAATTAGATGCCTTGAACTGCCATGTTGTCATTAAGCGTAGTTGTCATCATTTAATTATGGTGAATCATCTAGTACTTGCCTATGTCAATATTGATGAAACTACGGCAAATCCTACTGGTGGTTTAATTGATAAAAGGAATGGGCATTTAACAGGGATTTTGAAGGATAGTGCTTTATATTTAGTCGTCCATCGCATACCAACAACTACGCAAGGCTATGTTGATGATGCTTTGAAAAAATCAATTGCCTCATTGCATTCATTAGGTATTGTAGGTGGGCACTCCGAGGACTTAAGCTATTATGGACATCCTTCCATACCTTTACAAAGCTATGAATATATTATTAAAAATAAAAACTTCAAGGCACATTTATTACAGCATCATGATGCATGGGATGATTTACAGCAAATTGATTTTACACCTTCCACTTGGCTGGAGCTTGGTGCGATGAAAATCTTTATTGATGGTGCATTTGGAGGAAGGACAGCGGCACTTTCATCTCCGTATGCCGATGACCCTATGAATAGTGGTTTATTTATTCATTCTAATGAAGATTTAGCACAGCTCGTTCGTAAAGCGCGTGCTGCAAACGCAACGATTGCGGTTCATGTAATTGGTGATGCCGCCATTTCAGCAATTGTCGGATTGCTTGAGCAATATCCACCTTTAGCAGGCCAAAAGGATCGCATTATTCATTGTAGCTTAATTAATGATGAGCTGCTTGAAAGGCTTGCAAAACTGCCGATTATCGTTGATGTGCAGCCGCAATTTATTCAGTCAGATATGAATATTTTACAGGCAAGATTAGGGACGGAGCGCCTACATTATGCACATCCTATACAATCATTATTAAAGCGAGGCATCGTATGTGCGGGAGGCTCTGATGCCCCAATCGAGCACCCGAATCCGCTATACGGTATTTATGCTGCAATAGCACGTAAAAAAATGGGTGATGCACAAGTTTTAAATGCTGCTGAGTGCATTTCTCGCTATGAGGCTGTTGCACTTTACACGACTGCACCAGCCAAAGTTATTGATAAAGCGCATAGCCGCGGACAAGTCGCGGCAGGCTTTGAAGCAGATTTTACGATATTAAATGAAGATATTTTTAAAGTAGATGTCGAGCAAATTCCTCAGTTACAAGTAGTCAAAACGGTCGTTCACGGGCAAATTGTTTATGGTTGA
- a CDS encoding biotin transporter BioY: MNVKNYVLAAFGAAIIAVLAQVTIPLPLVPITGQTLAVGLVATILGPRLGTLAVAVYLLLGAAGLPVFAMFTGGLAKLVGPTGGYLVGFLPAAYLMGLYLEKTSYTYVQAAVANVIGMFVTLLFGTIWLKIANDLSWTGAMMGGTIPFIIPGLLKAGVATWLGIFVRNRLKQAKLIAATS; encoded by the coding sequence ATGAATGTTAAAAATTATGTATTAGCAGCATTTGGTGCGGCGATTATTGCGGTGTTAGCACAAGTAACAATTCCGTTGCCGCTTGTACCAATTACAGGACAAACATTAGCAGTAGGACTTGTAGCTACAATTTTAGGTCCGCGGCTTGGCACATTAGCAGTGGCTGTTTATTTATTATTGGGTGCGGCAGGATTACCTGTTTTTGCAATGTTTACAGGGGGGCTTGCTAAGTTAGTTGGGCCAACAGGTGGTTATTTGGTAGGGTTTTTGCCAGCCGCGTATTTAATGGGGCTGTACCTAGAAAAAACTTCTTATACGTATGTACAAGCAGCGGTGGCGAATGTTATTGGCATGTTTGTTACTTTACTATTTGGAACAATCTGGCTGAAGATTGCCAATGACTTGTCATGGACAGGTGCTATGATGGGAGGAACAATACCATTTATCATTCCAGGCTTATTAAAAGCTGGAGTTGCTACATGGCTCGGTATTTTCGTGCGCAATCGTTTGAAGCAAGCAAAATTAATCGCTGCAACAAGTTAA
- the trpE gene encoding anthranilate synthase component I gives MTEMKYVMKTLQGDTYTPIGIYSCLQGQNKMLFESNAKYAESGRYSFITVNPVGELIGDEKTSTFNGATKSISVTERLKDVLPIVAGHYPFAFFGGAIGYFSYETAFHFEAIGQIVNDVYNMPDVHLYFYDTFIVIDHIEQKLSLVAVDLFGGRTEQQMQQAIQQLEQQIGQQITQTINTAVDIHFSATMTEEQFTTMVETAQQHIQRGDIFQVVLSQTFEASFQGDAFALYRKLRATNPSPYMFYMNFDDVIVLGTSPESLVKVQGGVVTTNPIAGTKPRGVTQKEDEQLAQTLLNDEKELAEHRMLVDLGRNDIGRVCEVGSVQVKRYMHIEKYKYVMHIVSEVAGQLKEGAHVVDVLASSLPAGTVSGAPKIRAMQIIHALEQKKRGIYAGAVGYISASGNMDLTLAIRTMLVKDGKAYVQAGAGIVYDSVPSLEYEETLNKARALLEVRK, from the coding sequence ATGACAGAGATGAAGTACGTAATGAAAACATTGCAGGGGGATACTTACACCCCCATCGGCATTTATTCATGCCTACAAGGGCAAAATAAAATGCTATTTGAATCGAATGCTAAATATGCTGAAAGTGGTCGTTATTCATTTATTACGGTCAATCCAGTAGGAGAGCTAATAGGCGATGAGAAAACCTCGACTTTTAATGGAGCAACGAAAAGCATTTCAGTAACCGAGCGTTTAAAAGACGTGCTACCAATTGTCGCAGGGCACTATCCATTTGCTTTTTTTGGTGGAGCGATTGGTTATTTTAGCTATGAAACAGCCTTCCATTTTGAAGCAATTGGGCAAATCGTGAACGATGTCTACAATATGCCGGATGTTCATCTTTATTTTTACGATACATTTATCGTAATCGACCATATTGAGCAAAAGCTATCGTTAGTTGCGGTTGATTTATTTGGAGGCCGCACAGAGCAGCAAATGCAGCAAGCAATTCAGCAGCTTGAGCAGCAAATCGGGCAGCAAATAACGCAAACAATAAATACAGCTGTAGACATTCATTTTTCAGCGACAATGACTGAAGAACAGTTTACAACAATGGTCGAAACTGCGCAGCAACATATTCAGCGTGGGGATATTTTCCAAGTCGTACTATCGCAAACATTTGAAGCGAGCTTTCAGGGAGATGCATTTGCACTGTATCGCAAGCTGCGTGCAACAAATCCCTCGCCTTATATGTTTTACATGAATTTTGATGATGTCATTGTGCTTGGTACTTCGCCAGAAAGCTTAGTAAAGGTACAGGGCGGTGTTGTCACAACAAATCCGATAGCTGGTACGAAGCCACGTGGTGTAACACAGAAGGAAGATGAGCAGCTCGCACAAACATTGTTGAATGATGAAAAAGAGTTAGCCGAACATCGCATGCTCGTTGATTTAGGGCGCAATGATATTGGGCGTGTATGCGAGGTGGGCTCCGTACAAGTGAAGCGCTATATGCATATTGAGAAATATAAATATGTGATGCATATTGTGTCAGAGGTGGCTGGTCAGCTAAAAGAAGGGGCACATGTAGTCGATGTACTCGCTTCAAGCTTACCAGCTGGTACGGTATCGGGCGCACCGAAAATACGAGCAATGCAAATTATTCACGCACTTGAGCAAAAAAAGCGCGGCATCTATGCGGGGGCTGTTGGCTATATTTCTGCTTCTGGCAATATGGATTTAACATTAGCCATCCGTACAATGCTTGTAAAGGATGGAAAAGCTTATGTACAGGCAGGGGCGGGAATTGTTTATGATTCTGTTCCAAGCTTGGAATATGAGGAAACGTTAAATAAAGCGCGCGCATTATTGGAGGTGCGAAAATGA
- a CDS encoding anthranilate synthase component II has product MILLIDNYDSFTYNLYHQIAAFEQEVRVVRNDKITLEEIHAMQPKAIVVSPGPGVPSEAGNVIDIILEFHGQVPILGICLGHQAIGEAFGAKIVRAKNIIHGKMSPLTHQQQGLLQGIAPNEEVMRYHSLVIEQNTLPSDFIVTARAADDGEIMAIQHKNYPLYGLQFHPESIGTKTGNRMIEAFLNVVKE; this is encoded by the coding sequence ATGATTTTATTAATCGATAACTACGACTCATTTACTTATAACTTATACCATCAAATTGCTGCGTTTGAACAAGAAGTGCGTGTAGTGCGTAATGATAAAATAACGCTTGAAGAAATCCATGCAATGCAACCAAAGGCAATCGTTGTTTCACCTGGGCCAGGTGTGCCAAGTGAGGCGGGGAATGTTATAGATATTATTTTAGAGTTTCACGGGCAGGTACCGATACTAGGAATTTGCTTAGGTCACCAAGCAATAGGTGAGGCATTCGGTGCAAAAATTGTACGTGCAAAAAACATTATTCATGGTAAAATGAGCCCTTTGACACATCAACAGCAAGGCTTATTACAAGGCATAGCACCAAATGAGGAAGTAATGCGTTATCACTCATTAGTCATTGAACAAAATACACTACCAAGCGATTTTATTGTGACAGCTCGTGCGGCAGATGATGGAGAAATTATGGCTATTCAGCATAAAAATTATCCGTTATATGGTCTACAGTTTCATCCAGAGTCTATCGGCACAAAAACTGGGAATCGAATGATTGAGGCATTTTTGAATGTAGTAAAAGAATAA
- a CDS encoding universal stress protein, protein MTNSYKQIAVGVDFSEQSLQALQRAIEIAKQNEAILHIVSVVDTYSFGSVQAYDITYAQQVKEDREKQIEQLKNEAIAAGVAAVQTTVELGSPKVILTNLKDIDLVIISATGLNRFEKMIIGSNAERIVRNAKCDVMVVRG, encoded by the coding sequence ATGACTAATTCCTATAAACAAATTGCAGTTGGTGTTGATTTTTCTGAGCAATCTTTACAAGCACTCCAACGTGCGATAGAAATAGCAAAGCAAAATGAGGCTATTTTACATATTGTAAGCGTAGTCGACACATATTCTTTCGGCTCAGTACAGGCATACGATATAACATACGCACAGCAAGTAAAAGAGGACCGCGAAAAGCAAATAGAGCAACTAAAAAATGAGGCAATAGCAGCAGGCGTGGCGGCTGTTCAGACAACTGTTGAACTCGGCTCACCAAAGGTAATTTTAACGAATTTAAAAGATATCGACCTCGTTATTATTAGTGCAACCGGCTTAAATCGCTTTGAAAAAATGATTATCGGCTCGAATGCAGAACGTATTGTACGAAATGCTAAGTGTGATGTGATGGTAGTGAGAGGATAG
- a CDS encoding helix-turn-helix domain-containing protein: MNHMISQKIKELRKKRGLTQKELADGICTQAMVSNFEKGEMIPSSLTLYAIAQRLGVDMNYFFDMASTDNASFNSSDAQNIIRKLIHQHDYESAYFIVQNELVQEALLAPEHRQFLLWHKGICQWFLHQQLDTAIQTLEEALHANDKPNIEQEIAIMNSIAVVYFGAKHYEKSLAYYEKCLPLIEEHATISYLVKIRVFFGASRTFQHSKKFTEALFLSKQGIQLCIEHETLYLLGDLLFQTAHCLISMQDKTNAAIYLEQAKTIYSLQNKYDYLKIIEDLKINYLN; this comes from the coding sequence ATGAATCATATGATTTCACAAAAAATAAAGGAATTACGAAAAAAGAGAGGCCTTACACAGAAAGAGTTGGCAGATGGCATTTGTACACAGGCGATGGTAAGTAATTTTGAGAAAGGAGAAATGATTCCTTCAAGTCTTACACTATACGCAATTGCACAGAGGCTGGGCGTTGATATGAATTATTTTTTTGATATGGCTAGCACTGATAACGCCTCGTTTAATTCATCAGATGCACAAAATATTATTCGTAAGCTAATTCATCAGCATGATTATGAGTCTGCGTATTTTATTGTGCAAAATGAGCTTGTACAAGAGGCTTTGCTAGCACCAGAGCACAGACAATTTTTATTATGGCATAAAGGCATTTGCCAATGGTTCTTACACCAACAGCTTGATACAGCAATCCAAACACTCGAGGAGGCCTTACATGCAAATGACAAACCCAATATTGAACAAGAAATAGCAATTATGAATAGTATTGCAGTTGTTTATTTCGGGGCAAAGCATTATGAAAAATCATTAGCTTATTATGAAAAATGCCTCCCTTTAATTGAAGAACATGCAACAATATCTTATTTAGTGAAAATTCGAGTTTTTTTTGGCGCTTCTCGTACCTTCCAACACTCCAAGAAATTTACAGAAGCATTGTTCTTGTCAAAACAAGGTATCCAATTATGCATTGAGCATGAAACACTGTATTTATTAGGGGATTTACTTTTCCAAACAGCTCATTGTCTTATCTCTATGCAGGACAAAACAAATGCAGCTATTTATTTAGAACAGGCAAAAACAATCTATTCTTTACAAAACAAATATGATTACTTGAAAATCATAGAGGATTTGAAAATAAATTACCTTAATTAG
- a CDS encoding serine/threonine-protein kinase has translation MKEFYVIKNLVKIGNLSIVYLAEDMRTNQVHIIKEFYPREIAIRDMDNQTVLSRLPSNKTKFNQLKELFIQEAIILQKLNCPYAVKYIEHFEENGTVYIVMQHFEGIPLNQYNNTNDTYTTIFLSLIEALNAMHQKGIIHRDIKPSNILIASDGTPCLIDFGSAMDYRVAKNVPIFTSRHYSPLELYSSKSKQSIRADIYSLSATLYYVLAKKPPIDISERLLEDKLVDIKKYNPNLNYFLRKTIMWALAIEQKKRCFSLKFIKLALLYEHLIKK, from the coding sequence TTGAAAGAATTTTATGTCATCAAAAATTTAGTGAAAATAGGTAATTTGTCTATTGTCTATCTGGCAGAGGATATGAGGACGAATCAAGTACATATTATAAAAGAATTTTATCCACGTGAAATTGCAATTCGGGATATGGACAATCAAACAGTATTAAGTCGTCTTCCATCCAACAAAACAAAATTTAATCAGTTAAAGGAACTGTTTATACAAGAAGCAATCATTTTACAAAAATTAAATTGCCCATATGCTGTAAAATATATTGAGCATTTTGAGGAGAACGGAACAGTTTATATTGTAATGCAGCATTTTGAAGGTATACCATTGAATCAATATAATAATACGAATGATACATACACAACTATATTTTTGTCTTTAATTGAGGCGTTAAATGCGATGCATCAAAAGGGAATAATCCATCGAGATATTAAACCTAGTAATATTTTAATTGCTAGTGATGGTACACCATGTTTAATCGATTTTGGCTCAGCAATGGATTATCGTGTAGCTAAAAATGTACCGATTTTTACTAGTAGACATTATTCTCCTTTAGAGCTTTATTCCAGTAAATCGAAACAAAGTATTCGTGCAGATATATATAGTCTTAGTGCAACACTGTATTATGTCCTCGCCAAAAAGCCTCCTATTGATATATCAGAGCGTCTACTAGAGGACAAGCTAGTAGACATTAAAAAATATAATCCAAATCTCAATTATTTTTTAAGAAAAACAATTATGTGGGCGCTTGCTATAGAGCAGAAAAAGCGATGTTTTTCGTTAAAGTTTATAAAACTTGCCTTACTATATGAACATTTAATAAAAAAATAG
- a CDS encoding transcriptional regulator, producing the protein MEIINQTNRTMLFEEINPEKLDLLTLVGDVKGIDSLSDEKIKEINEKLLVKSFDEFLDKFSPTVYSFYNAANQKVMYTLKKPEGIQDDCISEIAIDQNNDFLKMLFTLIDTKRSQGITNVDFKFENLLDMISPKKVMDDIRQVRKEIHYLYDEYDKLDEGDPKKLDTGDKLNILFEVASKNYNNVMAMLPLAIEDIKTRLLLGNSQEDGETEKLQIGTLTIGEAGELKIIEAPQTTGTDVMLLEENSQYGLSTVFEEDYQAITDSPSAYVKDLVVRTFAPLPAIKTDFNIETEVQNYNTYLEFYKDAKDEFVKTVKPLVEKLLGVKMYFDQYTTKNRGMQPSLLITNTKLDMLVKSNNIPRLSAYLNTVNGKNDFTDTIWYGIVPGIELEETGRTKVSRARFKGNEKTAKQEGNTMESLSMLLDTVKEHKVQVFFNFMAEVETTFNGIATTGIDRLIDKCAVLTRKDYSEFAIPCLPNFTIIPKDKSGVIIDTRMHATENGAQLSKEKEDILKLWIEGVYVGASYVAAGIVSAYQCPEYLKEASFRQVQRNYPGVRFDIEAGDHALRAVTTMAKEISGFTNNIKDAINSRSFGFVFSSENAQLQDKDIKRITVYKARSLAMDDNGFDSIYKTQVSTYIERILRFQSGDFKHDNIVKFFSNNPNSQKSKWLNDKGYVNSIIQEGDDIGYVIDEKTSLCQIDLVFNGNVKNLEVTITKGTSAVKA; encoded by the coding sequence ATGGAGATTATTAATCAGACAAATCGCACAATGCTTTTTGAAGAAATTAATCCAGAAAAGCTCGATTTGCTTACATTAGTTGGAGATGTAAAAGGAATTGACAGCTTGAGTGACGAGAAAATTAAAGAAATTAATGAAAAGCTACTTGTAAAAAGCTTCGATGAATTTTTAGATAAATTTTCGCCTACTGTTTATTCCTTCTATAATGCGGCTAATCAAAAGGTAATGTACACGTTGAAAAAGCCAGAAGGAATTCAGGATGATTGTATTTCTGAAATAGCTATTGACCAAAACAATGACTTTTTAAAAATGCTATTCACGTTAATTGATACGAAGCGTAGCCAAGGGATTACAAATGTTGATTTCAAATTCGAAAACTTACTAGATATGATTTCGCCGAAAAAGGTGATGGATGATATTCGGCAAGTTCGTAAGGAAATTCATTATCTTTACGATGAGTACGACAAGCTAGATGAAGGTGACCCGAAAAAATTAGATACAGGCGATAAGCTAAATATTTTATTTGAGGTTGCAAGCAAAAATTATAACAATGTTATGGCGATGCTGCCGTTAGCTATTGAGGATATTAAAACGAGATTATTGCTTGGCAATAGTCAAGAGGATGGCGAGACGGAAAAGCTACAAATCGGAACATTAACAATCGGTGAGGCGGGAGAGCTAAAAATTATTGAGGCCCCTCAAACAACGGGCACAGATGTCATGTTACTTGAAGAAAATAGTCAGTATGGGTTGAGTACGGTATTTGAAGAAGATTATCAAGCAATTACGGATTCGCCTTCTGCCTATGTCAAGGATTTGGTTGTTCGCACATTTGCACCACTGCCAGCAATTAAAACCGATTTCAATATTGAAACAGAGGTGCAAAATTACAACACTTACCTAGAATTTTATAAAGATGCGAAGGATGAGTTTGTAAAAACGGTGAAGCCTTTAGTTGAAAAGCTGCTAGGAGTCAAAATGTACTTTGACCAATACACAACGAAAAATAGGGGGATGCAGCCATCCTTACTTATTACAAACACGAAGCTAGATATGCTTGTGAAAAGCAATAATATTCCTCGACTTAGTGCTTATTTGAATACAGTGAATGGCAAAAACGATTTTACAGATACCATTTGGTATGGAATCGTGCCGGGTATTGAGCTTGAGGAAACAGGTAGGACGAAAGTAAGCCGAGCGCGCTTTAAAGGAAATGAAAAAACTGCAAAGCAAGAGGGCAATACGATGGAATCACTTTCTATGCTACTTGATACAGTGAAGGAGCATAAAGTGCAAGTTTTCTTCAACTTTATGGCGGAGGTTGAAACGACATTTAATGGAATTGCGACGACTGGTATTGACCGTTTAATTGATAAATGTGCGGTGTTAACAAGAAAAGATTATAGCGAATTTGCTATTCCATGTTTACCAAACTTTACAATTATTCCTAAAGACAAATCAGGTGTCATTATTGATACACGGATGCATGCGACAGAAAACGGTGCACAGCTATCCAAGGAAAAAGAAGATATTTTAAAACTTTGGATTGAAGGCGTCTATGTAGGTGCTAGCTATGTTGCAGCAGGTATTGTATCAGCTTATCAATGTCCAGAGTATTTAAAGGAAGCGTCCTTCAGGCAAGTACAAAGAAATTATCCGGGTGTCCGATTTGACATTGAAGCTGGTGACCATGCTTTAAGAGCAGTAACAACGATGGCGAAAGAGATTTCAGGATTTACTAACAATATTAAGGACGCGATTAATAGTAGAAGCTTTGGCTTTGTATTCTCCTCGGAAAATGCACAGCTTCAAGATAAGGATATTAAGCGAATCACGGTATACAAGGCAAGAAGCTTAGCGATGGATGATAATGGATTTGACTCCATTTATAAAACACAGGTGAGCACATATATTGAGCGTATTTTACGTTTTCAATCCGGGGATTTCAAACATGATAATATCGTCAAATTTTTCAGTAATAACCCAAATAGCCAAAAGAGCAAATGGCTTAATGATAAAGGCTATGTAAACTCTATTATTCAAGAGGGAGATGATATTGGCTATGTCATTGATGAAAAAACAAGTCTATGTCAAATCGACCTTGTGTTTAATGGCAATGTGAAAAATCTTGAAGTGACGATTACAAAGGGAACAAGTGCTGTCAAAGCATAA
- a CDS encoding membrane-associated protease 1 produces MGFVLKIEGSEAIELGLDSIMTVEYETDTPNDSNARSTDVGSTLKVKGKILTATDGDNADDTMKLALWSLVPAEKADCYRKVTLEVISADQVVRKIHFPNAFVVDYQERFGDTEGVGEFFLFIKQKKDKTDLAKIEGGYAV; encoded by the coding sequence ATGGGTTTTGTATTAAAGATTGAAGGGTCAGAGGCAATTGAATTGGGCTTAGACAGCATTATGACGGTGGAGTATGAAACAGATACACCAAATGATTCAAATGCACGCTCTACAGATGTAGGCTCAACTTTAAAAGTGAAGGGGAAAATTTTAACTGCTACAGATGGTGATAATGCAGATGACACGATGAAGCTAGCGCTTTGGTCATTAGTACCAGCTGAAAAAGCAGATTGTTACCGCAAAGTAACATTAGAAGTTATTTCTGCTGATCAAGTAGTGCGAAAAATTCATTTCCCGAACGCGTTTGTAGTTGATTATCAAGAGCGCTTTGGTGATACAGAAGGTGTTGGTGAGTTTTTCTTATTCATCAAGCAGAAAAAAGACAAAACAGACTTAGCGAAAATTGAAGGAGGCTACGCTGTATAA
- a CDS encoding J domain-containing protein: protein MTTHYETLGLEHNATAEQIKLAYRQLSKKHHPDRNGGSKESEKLFLEVQEAYKVLKDPALKEAYDAKLAKGGQSFSQQQASAKDRTKAEWQQADFNMENIQKNFEQFFGFNPQTKEVSSSLENKKNPLDTTELFERFFRK, encoded by the coding sequence ATGACTACACATTATGAAACACTAGGCTTGGAGCACAATGCAACGGCAGAGCAAATAAAACTTGCCTATCGCCAACTATCTAAAAAGCACCACCCAGATAGAAATGGAGGCAGCAAAGAATCAGAAAAGCTATTTTTGGAAGTACAAGAAGCTTATAAAGTTTTGAAAGACCCTGCATTGAAGGAAGCATATGATGCTAAGTTAGCCAAGGGGGGGCAAAGCTTTTCACAGCAGCAGGCATCAGCAAAGGACAGGACTAAAGCTGAGTGGCAGCAAGCGGATTTCAATATGGAAAATATTCAAAAAAACTTTGAGCAATTTTTTGGCTTCAACCCTCAAACGAAGGAGGTTTCCTCAAGTCTAGAAAACAAAAAAAATCCGCTTGATACAACAGAGCTGTTTGAACGGTTTTTCCGAAAATAA
- a CDS encoding FHA domain-containing protein yields the protein MEKWTSLTNTYKKRQQAYVMIKVIDILLLVVSAFLLLYIFILNRDTLLQMILIIFIIASAAIFLIYHYVTTKKQALAQTTAIEKLVLLNEQGQEVQEWSLTDETSLLIGKKTVDYQPEIDLSHAEYAALINTEHALLNCVDGIWYVEDIDSVNGVGIRKPYRHLTQKLKQENPCAIGYGDILYIANTKIIAK from the coding sequence ATGGAGAAATGGACGAGTTTAACAAATACATATAAAAAGCGTCAGCAAGCCTATGTCATGATAAAAGTGATTGATATTTTATTGCTCGTTGTTAGTGCGTTTCTACTATTATATATATTCATTTTAAATAGAGATACTTTATTGCAAATGATTTTAATCATATTCATTATAGCTAGTGCTGCTATTTTTCTTATTTATCACTATGTAACTACTAAAAAACAAGCACTCGCTCAAACAACTGCTATAGAAAAGCTAGTGCTACTAAATGAGCAAGGGCAGGAAGTGCAGGAATGGTCATTAACAGATGAAACTTCCTTGTTAATTGGAAAAAAGACGGTAGATTACCAGCCAGAAATTGATTTGAGCCATGCGGAGTATGCAGCATTAATTAATACAGAGCATGCCTTATTAAATTGTGTGGATGGTATTTGGTATGTTGAGGATATTGATTCAGTGAATGGCGTTGGAATACGCAAGCCCTATCGCCATCTAACACAAAAGCTAAAGCAAGAAAACCCTTGTGCTATTGGCTATGGGGACATACTTTATATTGCCAATACAAAAATAATTGCAAAATAA
- a CDS encoding FHA domain-containing protein: MSLIRCTNGHMFSSRRHKNVCPYCHVLVEQEPRAVTSVSPTEVDDKTMPYLGEMDGIDPVTGWLVCIEGPQMGRDYRILSEKNFIGRDEDMHIRIIGDNTIAKRNHAVIVYDPKKRNFFLLPGDASGLAYLNNEAVYTPTELTAYDVIQLGVSMFLFLPLCGVHFEWENNQSEG, from the coding sequence ATGAGTTTAATTAGATGCACAAACGGCCATATGTTTAGTTCAAGAAGACATAAAAATGTTTGCCCCTATTGCCACGTATTAGTGGAGCAGGAGCCGCGCGCGGTAACGTCAGTATCACCAACAGAGGTAGATGATAAAACAATGCCCTATCTTGGAGAAATGGACGGAATTGACCCTGTAACAGGCTGGTTAGTTTGTATTGAAGGACCACAAATGGGAAGGGATTATCGCATACTGTCTGAGAAAAACTTTATCGGGCGAGATGAGGATATGCATATTCGAATTATTGGGGACAATACGATTGCTAAGCGCAATCATGCAGTCATTGTTTATGACCCCAAAAAACGTAATTTCTTTCTCCTACCAGGCGATGCCTCGGGCTTAGCTTACTTGAATAATGAGGCAGTATATACACCGACAGAATTAACTGCATACGATGTCATTCAATTAGGAGTGAGCATGTTCCTATTCCTGCCACTTTGTGGTGTGCACTTTGAATGGGAAAATAATCAAAGCGAAGGATGA